Proteins encoded in a region of the Triticum dicoccoides isolate Atlit2015 ecotype Zavitan chromosome 3A, WEW_v2.0, whole genome shotgun sequence genome:
- the LOC119272963 gene encoding protein LURP-one-related 11-like: MAKIQPLPAATSPSSSDDQRQGQQAYTVWMKSLVFNGNGCAVYGPDGADAFRVDNYGCRGGREVFFMDREGNSLIRIRRKGFGMFRRWEVCRCAHNGGQEEEATPWFSVRRAEKGGAAVAMHGGTGTCYTIDGCSARKSEYRVRGVDGAVVAEVARKQTPAGVVLGDDVLTLTVAPEVDHLLFLGLVVVRGLINRSL; the protein is encoded by the coding sequence ATGGCCAAGATCCAGCCCCTCCCTGCGGccacctcgccgtcgtcctccgatgATCAGCGGCAGGGCCAGCAGGCGTACACGGTGTGGATGAAGTCGCTGGTGTTCAACGGCAACGGCTGCGCGGTGTACGGCCCCGACGGCGCAGACGCCTTCCGCGTCGACAACTACGGCTGCAGGGGCGGCCGCGAGGTCTTCTTCATGGACCGTGAGGGGAACTCCCTCATCAGGATCAGGCGCAAGGGCTTCGGCATGTTCAGGAGGTGGGAGGTCTGTCGGTGCGCCCACAAcggcggccaggaggaggaggccacgcCGTGGTTCAGCGTGCGGCGGGCCGAGAAGGGCGGAGCCGCCGTGGCGATGCACGGCGGCACGGGGACGTGCTACACGATCGACGGGTGCTCTGCCCGCAAGTCGGAGTACAGAGTACGCGGCGTGGATGGCGCGGTGGTGGCAGAGGTCGCACGGAAGCAGACGCCGGCGGGGGTGGTGCTGGGGGACGACGTGCTGACGCTGACGGTGGCGCCGGAGGTGGATCACCTGCTCTTCCTGGGCTTGGTCGTCGTGCGTGGCCTCATCAACCGCTCCTTGTGA
- the LOC119272964 gene encoding protein LURP-one-related 11-like, whose product MAKIQPLPAAPSPPSSDDHCQGQRGKQAYTVWMKSLVFNGNGCAVYGPDGSVAFRVDNYGCRGGREVFFMDRGGNALIRIRRKGFGMFRRWEVCRYEQGEEATPWFTVRRAKKGEAAVAMHGGARTCYRMDGCPARKTEYKVRGVDGAAVAEVAPKQTAAGVVLGEDVLTLTVAPEMDHLLALGMVVVRGLINRSL is encoded by the coding sequence ATGGCCAAGATCCAGCCCCTCCCTGCGgccccatcgccgccgtcctccgatGATCACTGCCAGGGCCAGCGGGGCAAGCAGGCGTACACGGTGTGGATGAAGTCGTTGGTCTTCAACGGCAACGGCTGCGCGGTGTACGGCCCCGATGGCAGCGTTGCCTTCCGCGTCGACAACTACGGCTGCAGGGGCGGCCGCGAGGTCTTCTTCATGGACCGCGGCGGCAACGCCCTCATCAGGATCAGACGCAAGGGCTTCGGCATGTTCAGGAGGTGGGAGGTCTGCCGGTATGAGCAGGGGGAGGAGGCGACACCGTGGTTCACCGTGCGGCGGGCCAAGAAGGGCGAGGCCGCCGTTGCGATGCACGGCGGCGCGAGGACCTGCTACAGGATGGACGGGTGCCCTGCCCGCAAGACGGAGTACAAAGTCCGCGGCGTCGATGGCGCGGCCGTGGCGGAGGTGGCCCCGAAGCAGACGGCGGCGGGGGTGGTGCTGGGCGAGGACGTGCTGACGCTGACGGTGGCGCCGGAAATGGATCACCTGCTCGCCCTGGGTATGGTCGTGGTGCGTGGCCTCATCAACCGCTCCTTGTGA